One Myotis daubentonii chromosome 3, mMyoDau2.1, whole genome shotgun sequence genomic window carries:
- the LOC132229585 gene encoding PRAME family member 8-like, whose amino-acid sequence MSIQAPPTLLELAAKRLLRDQASAIAALEYLPAELFLYLFVLAYRSGHHRQTLKAVAQAWPFTVLPLGVLRQHPPDHAPTRAMGLKAVFDVLDVLHSQEVRPRRCKLRVLDLRNTGASFWDMWCGVSARNCSLTGPVTAHSSSPNMEHPLAPLEVFLDLNFTERDRDKFFMHIIQWAQQRGGLLHLCYKALRISEVPFQRVRRVLDRVRLDCIQEVKVNCTWDLPTLGTFALYLGHLDQMLRCLQTPLDKLCLTHCQQLMHSDLTHLFQCPNLRQLKILHLSGLSLADFSEPLRALLEAVAPTLQAVGLDNCGMEDSQVEAILPVLSRCHQLRKFTISINNFPVATVEKLLRHTAGLRSLEVKVCPIPLECYGTQGTVNQERLALIRAELTGTLRELGQPGPSILPPSTVDIGSFITWHFHDMEPVMCPCRDPAHQVHLTRASF is encoded by the exons ATGAGCATCCaggcgccacccacactcctgGAGCTGGCAGCAAAGCGCCTGCTGAGGGACCAGGCCTCGGCCATCGCAGCTCTGGAGTACCTGCCCGCCGAGCTCTTCCTGTACCTGTTCGTCCTGGCCTACCGTAGTGGACACCACCGCCAGACCCTGAAGGCGGTGGCCCAAGCCTGGCCCTTCACTGTCCTCCCTCTGGGGGTCCTGAGGCAGCATCCCCCTGatcatgccccaaccagggccatgGGCTTAAAAGCCGTGTTTGACGTGCTTGATGTTCTGCATTCCCAGGAGGTTCGGCCCAGGAGGTGCAAACTGCGGGTGCTGGATTTAAGGAACACGGGTGCCAGCTTCTGGGATATGTGGTGTGGAGTCAGCGCCCGGAATTGCTCACTGACGGGACCAGTGACTGCGCACAGCTCCAGCCCCAACATGGAGCACCCCCTGGCTCCCTTGGAGGTGTTCCTAGACCTTAACTTCACTGAAAGGGACCGGGATAAGTTTTTCATGCACATCATCCAATGGGCCCAGCAGAGGGGAGGGTTGCTACACCTGTGCTACAAGGCACTGAGGATTTCTGAGGTGCCCTTCCAGAGGGTCAGGAGGGTCCTGGATAGGGTGCGGCTGGACTGCATCCAGGAGGTGAAAGTGAACTGCACCTGGGACCTGCCCACCCTGGGGACATTTGCTCTCTACCTGG gccatCTGGACCAGATGCTCAGGTGCCTGCAGACCCCCTTGGACAAACTCTGCCTAACACATTGCCAGCAGCTGATGCATTCAGACCTGACACACCTGTTCCAGTGCCCGAACCTCAGGCAGCTGAAGATCCTGCATCTATCGGGCCTCAGCCTTGCGGATTTCAGTGAGCCCCTCCGAGCTCTGCTGGAGGCAGTGGCACCCACCCTCCAGGCCGTGGGTCTGGATAACTGTGGGATGGAGGACTCCCAAGTCGAGGCCATCCTGCCTGTCCTGAGCCGCTGCCACCAGCTCAGGAAATTCACCATCTCTATAAACAACTTCCCCGTGGCCACCGTGGAGAAGCTGCTGCGCCACACAGCTGGGCTGCGCAGTTTAGAGGTCAAGGTCTGCCCCATCCCCCTGGAGTGTTACGGGACCCAGGGGACTGTCAACCAGGAGAGACTTGCCCTGATCCGGGCTGAGCTCACGGGGACCCTGAGGGAGTTAGGACAGCCCGGACCATCTATCTTGCCACCAAGCACCGTAGACATAGGGAGTTTTATCACGTGGCATTTTCATGACATGGAGCCCGTGATGTGCCCCTGTCGTGATCCTGCTCACCAGGTGCACCTAACAAGGGCTTCCTTCTAG